CGCCGGCCCCGGCCGCGCGGCCGGGCGGGCGGGCGGCTTCGCGGACCGCGTTGGCGAGGGCTTCGAGGTCGTCGCCGCTGGGGCGGGACGGACCGGAGCCGTCGGACAGGCGGACGACGTCCCAGCCGCGCGGGGCGGTCAGGCGCTCCGAGTGCTCGGCACACAGGTCGTAGCAGTGGGGTTCGGCGTAGGTGGCGAGCGGGCCGAGAACTGCGGTCGAATCGGCGTAGACGTACGTCAGTGTCGCGACGGCAGGGCGGCCGCACGCGGTGCGCGAACAGCGACGTACAAGGCTCACGACGTTGGACGGTACCGCACTCTTGACCGGGCCGCGACGACTCCACCGCCGCGCACTCCCCCGTGTCGTGCTCGGAGCTACCCTGCGGGGGTGATGGACACCCCTCTGCCTCCCTGCCCCGGCGAGCCCCCCGCAGGGGCCCCCACCGAGCCGCGTCCGCGCCGGCGGGACCGGCACGGACGCGGGATGCGCGGGCCGGTGGCCCCTCCTCAAGTGCCGCTGTCGGCGAGCCGGTCGGAGATGTTCGGGGACCTCGTACGGGATTCCGTGGAGCGGCTGGAGCGGCGCTGGCCGCAGCTGGCCGAGGTGGAGTTCCTGGTCGGTGACGTCCCGGGGCCGCCCGGCGGTGCGGACGGCGGCTGGAACGACGAGGCGGTGCCGCTGGGCGCGGTGTCGGAGTCCCGCGAGGGGCGGCCGGCCCGGGTCGTGGTCTTCCGGCGGCCGGTGGAGATCCGCACCAAGACGCGGGACGAGAAGGCGATGCTGGTCCACGAGATCGTGGTGGAGCAGGTGGCGGAACTGCTCGGGCTGTCGCCCGAGACCGTGGATCCGCGCTACGGGCAGGACTGACCTGAGGAGGGCGGGGGACCGGGAGGCCCCCCGCCTCGTCGCCCGGCGGAGCCGGGTTACCTGGTCAGGACCGAGAGGTCCTGGGCGGCCCGGGGGACGGCGACCGTGGAGTGGTCGTCCGACAGGGGCTGGACGGTGAACATCGCGATGCCCTCGTCCGGGAGGGACAGGGTGCGGGCCGCGTGGACCGGGCCGCCCGAGAGGGTCTCGACGGTGAGCGCGTAGGAGCCCTTGCCGCCGGCCGGGGCCAGGGACAGCGTCTGCGTGGTGCCCGCCTTGACCGTGACCTCCTGGGAGGCCGGCTCGCCGCCGCCGGTGCCCGGCGAGGCCGTCACCTTGACCTTCGCGTCCGCTCCCGGGGCGGTCAGCGACAGCACGGTCGCGTTCTCGTCGGGCCGGTTGTCGGCCACGGTCGCCCGTGTGCCGACCGGCCCGGCGGCCGGGACGAAGCCGAGTTCCTGCTTGGCGCCGCTGCCGCGGACCACCCGTACCGCCGCGACGACCGGGGCGGCCTTCTTGGCGTCGGCCGGGCCCAGCAGCAGCGAACCGGGCTCGCCGCGGGTGACGTCCTTGAGGTCCACGACGGCGGTCATACCGGCCTTGACGTGCAGCTGTTCGCTGCCCGCCGGGCTGATCGCGCCGCCCGGTGCGGCCAGGCGCACCTTCAGGTCCGCGTCCTCCTCGCCCGGCACGAAGGCGACGAGCCGTACGGAGGCGGCGTCCGCCGGGATGCCCGGCAGCACCAGCGAGCCCGCCGGGTCGGTGGAGGCCGGCAGCCAGTCGGCGCCCACGCCCTCCTCGGCGACCTGCACCGAGGCGCCCACCCGGCCCGCGCGGGTCGTCACGTGGGCGATGGCGTCGGCGAGCTGGACTCCCGGGACGAGGGAGGAGAGCAGGACCGTCTTGGTGGACTTGGGGTCGACCCGGATGTTCTCGCTGGCGCCGCCCTCGGGCTTGGCCAGTCCGTCCGGACCGAAGAGCTTGATGTCGACGATGGCGGCGGCGTCGTCGGGGTTGGTGAGGTGGACGTAGTCCTCGCGGCCCTTGGCCGTGCTCACCGCGGGGAACCAGAAGTCGGTGCCAGGCGCGGTGCAGCCGACGCCGAGCACGCCGCGGGCCCGGCCGACCGAGACCTTGGTGGTCAGCTGCGCCGTCCAGCCGGGGGCGAGGACCCCGTCGGCGCTGCCGGTGAGGGCGGGTGCGTCGGCTCCGCTGGCGGTGGCCCCGACGGGCTTGCCCGGTTCCTTGGGCTCCAGCACCGGCTTGGCGTCCTTGGTGGCGCCGAGCAGCCGGGCCGAGCCCTTGCCCTCTCCGGCGGGGCCGCCGGGGGTGAAGGCCGTGTACGTGGTCTCCGCGATGTCCGAGGAGCTGGGCCCCGGGCACACCAGCAGGGACCGCTCCACCGGCATCCGGGCCGCGGCCGCCGCCTTGCCGTCGGCCGTCCCGCCGTCGGCGGCGGGGGCGGTGAGGGCGGCGATGCCGGTGAGGGCGGCCAGCGCCGCGGTCACGGCGGCCAGCGTCAGGGGTGCGCGCTGCTTCACTGCTGGGGGCTCCCGTCAGGACGCGGGTCGTGCGGTGCGTGGGGATCGTGCGGTGCGTGGGGGTCGTACTGCTCGTACGGCTCGTACGGGTACTGCTGCGGGTACGGGGCCTCGTAGGCCTGCTGTCCCTGCTGTCCCTGCTGGTCGTACGGTCCTTGCTGGTCGTACGGTCCCTGCTGGTCGTACGCCGCCGGGTACTGCTCGTACGGGAGCGGCTGCTGGGGCTGCGGCTCGTACGCGTAGCCGCCCTGGTCGCCGTAGGCCTGGTAGGCGTACGTCTCCTCCCCGTACACCGGCTGCGCCGGGATCTGCGCGTACGGATCGGCGATCGCGGCGGTCTCCACCGGTACGGGGGCGGGCTCGGCCTCGGCGCGCAGCCGGCGGGCGCGACGGCCCTCGCCGGCCTCGCCCGGGCCGGGCTGGGACGGGATCGCGGCCTCTTCCTCGGGCAGGTCGTCGTCGAGCTGGGCGCGGCGGCCCGGCAGGGCCATCACCAGGAGGACCAGGGCGAGCAGGCCCTGCGCCCAGTACCAGGCGGTCTGCAGGAGCGAGTCCTCGTGGACGAGGTCGAGGCGGCCGCCGGCGGCGGGCAGTTCGAAGCCCTGCGCCCAGCCGTCGAGTTTCTTCGCCTTGAGGGGCTTGCCGTCGAGGATGGCCTGCCAGCCGGCGTCGGCCCGGTCGGCGATGCGCAGCACGCGGCCCGTCTCGCCCTCGGGGATCTTTCCGTGGGCCTCGACGGGTCCGGCGGCGACCGGGATCGGCGCCTCGCCCTGCTTGCCGGAGACGATGACGGCGCGGGGCAGCCAGGGCTCGACGCCCCACAGGGCGGTGCCGTCCTGCTGGTGGCGCCGGCTCAGGCCCGGGGTGGCGTCGAGGACGCGGCGGATCTCTTCGGGGCCACCGGGGCGGAACATGACGAAGCGGATGGCGTAGGCGCTGAGCTGACTGGACTGGTCGGCGCCGGAACCTGCGACCAGGTTGGAGACGACCTTGTCGAGGCGGGGGTCGCCGCCGGTCCGGGCGGTGATCTCGGCGTCGCCGAGGCGGCCGCCGGAGCCGCGGACGAGGCTGTAGGAGACGGTGGCGGGCGGGTCCAGGTCGAGGATCAGGGTGCGGGTCTGGTTGTCGTCGCCGCCCGCGTCGGCGACGAAGGCCGGGACCTGTACCGGGTCGCGGCGCTCCAGCGGGCCGTCGGCGCCGGCGATCATCCAGGTGGCCGCGGCGGCGAGCGGGCCCGCGGCGGCGGCGAGGGCGATGAGTGCGGCCAGCGGCTGGCGCCAGCCGAAGCTGCGGGCGGCGACCCGCTCCTTGGCGCCGTCCGCGCCGAGCGCGGCGGCCGCGAGGAGGGCGAGTCCGTAGACGAGGGTGGCGGGGCCGGCCCAGGCGGTCCGGTTGGCGAGGACGGCGAGGACCAGCGCGGCGAGGGCCGCGGCCCAGGCGGTGCGGACGGCGAACCGGCGGTCGGTGCGCAGCAGGGCGGCCAGGGCGGCGAGGACGATGCCGGCGAACAGCAGGCCGGCGCCGGTTCCGGGGCCGCCGGGGCTGATGCCGAGCAGGTCGAGGGCGCGCGCGGAGCCGGCTCCGAAGGGCAGTCCGGCTTCCTGGAGGAGGCGGCCGGGGTGCGTGAGCAGGCCGATCGACCACGGGGCGAGCACGAGCAGCGGGACGGCGAGGGTGGCGAGCAGCCGGGGGCCGTACGCCTTCCAGTGCGCGCGGCGCAGGACGAGCGCGGCGGTCCCGAGGACGGCGGCGAGCGGCCAGACCACGGGGGTGAAGGCGGTGGTCAGGGTCAGCAGGAGCGTGTACGTCCACACCGCGCGCCAGCTGCCCGGCTTGTCGGCGGTTCCCCCGCCCCCGCCGAGGGCGAAGGCGGCGACGGCGGAGCGGGCGATGAGCGGCAGTACGACGGCGAGGACGGCGGTGCCGAGGCGGCCGCCGGCGAGGGCTCCGGTGGCGGCGGGGAGGAAGGCGTAGGCGATGGCGGCCCAGGCGCGCAGCAGCCGGGACTCGACGAGCGGCCGGGAGGCGAAGTAGGCGGTGAGGCCGGCGAGCGGGACGGAGCCGACGAGCAGCAGCGTCAGGGCGGCTTGTGTGGAGCCGAACAGGAGGGTGGCGAGGACGCCGAGGACGGCCAGGTAGGGGGGCGCGGAGGCGGTGGAGCCGGTGCCGACGGGCTGCCAGCCGTCGGTGTAGGCGCGCCAGAGGTCGAAGCCGCTGTCGGGGGCGGGCAGCAGGGCGCCGCCCATGAGGGAGCCGCCGCCGACGAGGCCGCGGCAGGCGGCGAGGGAGACGAGCAGGAGGAGGCCGAAGAGGACCGGCGCGGGGTTGCGGGCGATCCGCCTGAGGCGGGCGAAGCGTTCCTCGGCCACCGCGTAGTCGCCGTCCTCGCCGGGGGCGGTCAGGATGCTGCCTCCGCCGTGCCGGCCGGCGGGGGCGACGTCGGTGTCGCGGTCACCGCCGAAGTAGCCGGCGAGCTGTTCCGCGTTGGCCCGCAGGGAGGCTCCCGGCGGGGGGAAGAGCGGGCGCAGGTCGGCGGCGGGGACGGCGGGGCGGCGGCGGGCCTTGCGGGCGGCGAGGAGCCGGCCGGGGCGCAGCAGGGTGGCGAGGAGGCCGGTGATCTCGTCGACGGCCTGGCCGGGGGCCTTTCCGATGACGTAGCCGAGGGTGCGCAGGACGGTGCCGAGGAGGACGCGCAGCAGCACGTAGGGCAGGGCGCGGCCGGAGCTGTTGGCAAGGATCGTGTAGACGGCGCCGGCCTTGTCGACCCGGTGCGGGCTGGCCGTGGTGCGGCCGGCGCAGTCGACGGTGCGGCGTTCGCGGGCGGAGGCCTCGGCGTGGCGCAGTACGGCGTCGGGGGCGACGAGGACGGTGTGGCCGGCGCTCTGGGCGCGCCAGCACAGGTCGACGTCGTCGCGCATCAGGGGCAGGCGCCGGTCGAAGCCGCCGAGGTCCTCGTAGACGTCGCGGCGGACCAGCATGCCGGCGGTGGAGACGGACAGGACGGGGCGGACCTGGTCGTGCTGGCCCTGGTCCTGTTCGCGTCTGTCGAGTCCGGTCCAGCGGCGGCCGCTGCGGGCGATGGTGACGCCGGCTTCGAGGAGCTGCTTCTTGTCGTACCAGCCGCGCAGTTTGGGGCCGATGACGGCGGCGTCGGGGTTCTCCTCGGCGACGCGGAGCAGTTCGGTGAGGGCGTCGGGTTCGGGGGCGCTGTCGTCATGCAGGAGCCAGAGCCACTGGACGGGTTCGCCGTGGGGGAGTTCGGGGAGTTCGTACGTGTCGTCGCGCCAGGTGCGGCTGACGGGGTCCCAACCGCTGGGGCGCTTGAGGTACGGGAGGTCCTCGGGGGTCAGGGTGCCCGCGCTCCGGACGGATTCGTCCACGGCCGTACCGAATCCGGTGCGGCGGGCGAGGTGCAGGACCCGGTCGTCGCCGAGGGCCTCGGTGAGCAGCCGCGCGGATTCGTCGGCGCTGCCGGTGTCGGCGGCGATGTGGTTCTGCGCGGGGCGTTCCTGGCCGAGGAGGCCGGCGAGTGTCCGGGGCAGCCAGCGGGCGCCGTCATGGGCGACGAGGACCGCGGTGACGACGTGCCGGGGGAACTCGGGTGTGGCGGGGGCCTGGTGGGAGGCCGCCGACTGGCTGTGCAGGGACATCGCGCTACTGGCCCTCCGGCCTGGGGGTCCCTCCGGACGGGGCCGGGGGGAGGGTCCGGGGGTGGTGTGCCCTCGGAGGCTGCTGGACAGCGCCCCACCCTAACGGCTGGCAACACAACGGTCCGCCTCCTGCGGGGAAGGTGCAGGAGGCGGACCGTTTGCCGTGCTGTGTGTGATGTCTTTCGTTCGTTCGATATGTCGTGCGTGGTGCGGTGGGTGCCGGGCCGGTGGTGCCTCGGCCGTTTCAGACCGCTGCCTTTTTCAGCCGGCGGCGCTCGCGCTCGGACAGACCGCCCCAGATGCCGAATCGCTCGTCGTTGGCGAGGGCGTACTCAAGGCATTCGGAGCGGACTTCGCAGGCGAGGCAGACCTTCTTGGCCTCGCGGGTCGAGCCGCCCTTCTCGGGGAAGAAGGACTCGGGGTCGGTCTGGGCGCACAGAGCGCGCTCCTGCCATCCGAGCTCCTCGTCCGCCTCCTCGACCAGCAGTTCCTGAAACAGCTCGGTCATGTGCGCCCCTCGCTCTGTCTGTGCGTCCCCGTGGTGATGCCGTTACTGATCGCTACGTAACGACACGAGTGAAATTACAAGTGCGCGGCTCCGGAGCAGTCAAGCCGGGATCTGCTATTGGGCCCCTTATTCACTCTGCGGAACCAAGCGTATGCAGAAAGTGTTCATATCGCCAAAAATCGTGACACATGCATCAGGTGTCGCGAGACTCCCGCCTTCACCCGTTATTCACGTGCCATCCACGGGCGGGGTTGCGATCCGGTCGGAGAAGCGGCGCAGATCACATTCCGGTCACGAGATGGCGCGTCTTGGTTTAGGTGCCGGCCGATGGGAGCCCTGGCACAGCGCCACATCCCCTACCGCGAACTGCACAAACCTTTCTCCGTGCACAGTAACCGGATGAGGTGAAACTTTTGCCTCAAACCGGGCATTGGGTTGACAGTCCGACCCTCCACCCGTTC
Above is a genomic segment from Streptomyces sp. NBC_01233 containing:
- a CDS encoding metallopeptidase family protein; amino-acid sequence: MDTPLPPCPGEPPAGAPTEPRPRRRDRHGRGMRGPVAPPQVPLSASRSEMFGDLVRDSVERLERRWPQLAEVEFLVGDVPGPPGGADGGWNDEAVPLGAVSESREGRPARVVVFRRPVEIRTKTRDEKAMLVHEIVVEQVAELLGLSPETVDPRYGQD
- a CDS encoding DUF5719 family protein, yielding MKQRAPLTLAAVTAALAALTGIAALTAPAADGGTADGKAAAAARMPVERSLLVCPGPSSSDIAETTYTAFTPGGPAGEGKGSARLLGATKDAKPVLEPKEPGKPVGATASGADAPALTGSADGVLAPGWTAQLTTKVSVGRARGVLGVGCTAPGTDFWFPAVSTAKGREDYVHLTNPDDAAAIVDIKLFGPDGLAKPEGGASENIRVDPKSTKTVLLSSLVPGVQLADAIAHVTTRAGRVGASVQVAEEGVGADWLPASTDPAGSLVLPGIPADAASVRLVAFVPGEEDADLKVRLAAPGGAISPAGSEQLHVKAGMTAVVDLKDVTRGEPGSLLLGPADAKKAAPVVAAVRVVRGSGAKQELGFVPAAGPVGTRATVADNRPDENATVLSLTAPGADAKVKVTASPGTGGGEPASQEVTVKAGTTQTLSLAPAGGKGSYALTVETLSGGPVHAARTLSLPDEGIAMFTVQPLSDDHSTVAVPRAAQDLSVLTR
- a CDS encoding DUF3499 domain-containing protein — encoded protein: MSLVRRCSRTACGRPAVATLTYVYADSTAVLGPLATYAEPHCYDLCAEHSERLTAPRGWDVVRLSDGSGPSRPSGDDLEALANAVREAARPPGRAAGAGGSGQGGPVTGETRRGHLRVLRSPDS
- a CDS encoding WhiB family transcriptional regulator, whose amino-acid sequence is MTELFQELLVEEADEELGWQERALCAQTDPESFFPEKGGSTREAKKVCLACEVRSECLEYALANDERFGIWGGLSERERRRLKKAAV
- a CDS encoding glycosyltransferase family 2 protein: MSLHSQSAASHQAPATPEFPRHVVTAVLVAHDGARWLPRTLAGLLGQERPAQNHIAADTGSADESARLLTEALGDDRVLHLARRTGFGTAVDESVRSAGTLTPEDLPYLKRPSGWDPVSRTWRDDTYELPELPHGEPVQWLWLLHDDSAPEPDALTELLRVAEENPDAAVIGPKLRGWYDKKQLLEAGVTIARSGRRWTGLDRREQDQGQHDQVRPVLSVSTAGMLVRRDVYEDLGGFDRRLPLMRDDVDLCWRAQSAGHTVLVAPDAVLRHAEASARERRTVDCAGRTTASPHRVDKAGAVYTILANSSGRALPYVLLRVLLGTVLRTLGYVIGKAPGQAVDEITGLLATLLRPGRLLAARKARRRPAVPAADLRPLFPPPGASLRANAEQLAGYFGGDRDTDVAPAGRHGGGSILTAPGEDGDYAVAEERFARLRRIARNPAPVLFGLLLLVSLAACRGLVGGGSLMGGALLPAPDSGFDLWRAYTDGWQPVGTGSTASAPPYLAVLGVLATLLFGSTQAALTLLLVGSVPLAGLTAYFASRPLVESRLLRAWAAIAYAFLPAATGALAGGRLGTAVLAVVLPLIARSAVAAFALGGGGGTADKPGSWRAVWTYTLLLTLTTAFTPVVWPLAAVLGTAALVLRRAHWKAYGPRLLATLAVPLLVLAPWSIGLLTHPGRLLQEAGLPFGAGSARALDLLGISPGGPGTGAGLLFAGIVLAALAALLRTDRRFAVRTAWAAALAALVLAVLANRTAWAGPATLVYGLALLAAAALGADGAKERVAARSFGWRQPLAALIALAAAAGPLAAAATWMIAGADGPLERRDPVQVPAFVADAGGDDNQTRTLILDLDPPATVSYSLVRGSGGRLGDAEITARTGGDPRLDKVVSNLVAGSGADQSSQLSAYAIRFVMFRPGGPEEIRRVLDATPGLSRRHQQDGTALWGVEPWLPRAVIVSGKQGEAPIPVAAGPVEAHGKIPEGETGRVLRIADRADAGWQAILDGKPLKAKKLDGWAQGFELPAAGGRLDLVHEDSLLQTAWYWAQGLLALVLLVMALPGRRAQLDDDLPEEEAAIPSQPGPGEAGEGRRARRLRAEAEPAPVPVETAAIADPYAQIPAQPVYGEETYAYQAYGDQGGYAYEPQPQQPLPYEQYPAAYDQQGPYDQQGPYDQQGQQGQQAYEAPYPQQYPYEPYEQYDPHAPHDPHAPHDPRPDGSPQQ